Within Mongoliitalea daihaiensis, the genomic segment TTTCTGCAATTTCTCTTTTAACTATACAGGTTTTCTTTTCACCTAAATAATGTACCCCTGAACGAAGCCTATTCAAGTTACTCAACTCCAAACTATCAAAATCAGCGATCCTCAACTCTCCAAAACTACGTTCCAAAGCTAATGCAATAGCAACACTCTGACCTACGGACAGCCCAACTACACCAATTTTCTTTTGAGAGAGCTCAGCTTGCTCTTCTGCTGTAATTTTATATTTGTTACGAACGGTCCTAACTTCAGCAAAATCCTCTTCGGGTAATATGTGAACCAATATATTTCTCCAAGGATAATAAACCCAACTACCGTAAAAATCCCCACCCCTTTCAGTCAAGAACTCCCTCGCTAATTCATCCATTTCCAAGGGTTTAATTTGTTTGGTGGGATTTTTAAGCTTTATTAAGTCTTTGATTTGGGATAAAATAGGATCATGAATCCGTACCAATGAATTGTTTTTTAACAGTGAAAAATATGTTAAATCATCTTTTTCCTGTAATTTTAGAACTATATGGCACGTATTTTCTATTTTAGTTGAATATTCCTTTACTAGCATGGTATAATTTTCGATGGGTGAGGCGAATAGTAAATTTACATGAAGTGATGTAAATTTATTTGTTAACAATTAAAATAATTTATCGGTTTTACTAAAATGAATTAAAATACAGTTTTAACTAGCTGATTTTGATTAAAATCACAAAAAAGATTTCGTTAACTGTTAAAAATCTTTATGACTGCTCCTGAAAAAATATCGATTCTTTATGTAGATGATGAGATGCACAATCTTCAGGCTTTCAAGGCTACATTTAGAAGGGATTTTAAAATCCATTTGGCTAACTCCGCTGATGAAGGAAGGTCTGTTTTGAAGAACGAATCCATAGATATCATCATCACCGATCAACGCATGCCCAATGAAGTAGGGGTTGAATTTTTAGCTTCCGTCATCCCTTCACATCCCGACCCCATTAGGATTTTACTCACAGGATATACAGATATCCAAGCTGTAATCGATGCTATCAACAAAGGACAAGTCTACCATTACCTAACCAAACCTTGGGATGAAGATTATATGAGAACTGTCATCAAAAATGCATTTGAGGTATATTCCCTTCGAAAAGAAAATAAAAAACTCACCGAAGATTTGCTTCGTGCCAATGAGCAGTTAGAATTTTTACTGCGCCAAAACCTATTATCTTAAAAGCGAGCAGCCAACAAGAGTTGTAGTTCCTTATGCGTCATACCGAATTTTCTGGCTAAATGAGCATTTGTCAAGCTTCCACGGTAGGTGTATACACCTTTCATAAACCATTTGTAATTAAATACCATTTCCTCTGCACCTCCCAAATCTGCCATTTGAAGAATAATCGGTGTAAAAATATTACTCAGTGAAAATGACGCTGTACGAGCAACTCTTGAAGCTATATTCGGTACACAATAGTGAATTACATCGTGTTTGACATAGACAGGATTATCATGAGATGTCATTGAAGCCGTTTCTACGCAGCCCCCTTGATCGATGCTGACGTCAATAATTATGCTACCTGGATTCATCCCTGCCACCATTTCCTCCGTAATGACAATCATATTTCTACCCTTTTCTGCACGAAGAGCTCCAATGACTACATCAGCACTCTTTAACTCCTCAGCTAGGGTATAGTTATCAATAGTAGAAGTATAGATTTGTTGCCCTAGCAATTGCTTGATTCTTCTGAGCTTGTATAGATGGTTATCAAATACTTTTATATTAGCTCCCAATCCCAAGCCCGTTCTAGCCGCATATTCTGCTACTGTACCAGCACCAATAATCACTACCTTGGTGGGTGGCACTCCGGTAATGCCTCCAAGCAAAAGTCCCTTTCCTGCACTTACAGAACTCAAATACTCTGCTGCTATAAGCATTACTGTAGAACCAGCAATCTCACTCATGGCGCGCACTACTGGCATTCCTCCAACCTTATCTTCTAAATTTTCAAAAGCGACTGCGGTTATTTTTTTTGCATTTAGTGCATGGATGAAAGAAGCCTCCTGCTTTCCTAGCTGTAACGCAGAAATCAAACATGACCCCACGCGCATGTAGTCTATTTCCTCCTCGGAAGGAGGCTCTACTTTAAGGACAACCTCTGCATCAAAAACTTCTTTGGGAGAATAGACAACTTTAGCGCCTGCATCAGAATAATCCTTGTCAGTGAATTTAGAATCATTGCCAGCACCCGATTCCACGAGTACTTGTTGACCATTATTGATCAGTAAGGCAACTGCATCTGGTGTTAAAACTACTCGTTTTTCTTGTGCAGATCTTTCGAGCGGAATACCGATAACCAATGAATTATTTCGAGTTTTAACCTTTGCTTTGGCTTCCTGTGTAAATACAGCTGTATCTGATATCTCAACCATGTTTTTGTCCCTTGATGACTCGGTTTAAGTGGATTTCCCGTTTCCCTGCACTATCCACTGACAGCTCGATCAACACAAAATCCTCTGGCAAATAATGTGGAATTTTCTCTGCCCATTCTAACCAACAATAATTTCCGCTGTAAAAATACTCATCTATACCGATATCCAATACTTCTTCCTCCTCATTAATCCTATAAAAATCAAAATGATAAAAAACCGCACCCTCCTCATTGCCATACTCATTGACTAAACCAAAGGTAGGACTTGACACATTATCAAGCACTCCAAAGAGCCTTGCAATTGCTTTAATCAACGTTGTTTTACCAGCTCCCATAGGCCCTTTAAACACCCAAACAGGCATGTCTTCCGCGTACAGTTTTACCTGTCGAGCGACCTCTTCTAGTGCTGACAACTCGTAAGTATCAATGCGATTCAATTCCAAATTAATTTATCTTAGGTTTTAAATGGGCCAAAGGAATAATCATCTCCTCTAAGGATACCCCCCCATGCTGGAAGGTATCTTTATAAAAGTTGACGTAGTAATTGTAATTATTTGGATATGCAAAGAAATAATCTTCTACTGCAAAAACATAGCTTGTGGACACATTAAAACGTGGAAGTTTGGCATCTTCTGGCTTGTTGATCTCAAATACCTTACCGCTTTCAAAATTTAAATTTTTCCCCTGCTTATACCTTAAATTCGTAGTAATAGTTTTATCCCCGATGATTTTGTAGGGCTTGTTGACTCTTTTTGTGCCATGATCGGTTGTTACAATGACTTCTGCTTTAGCATCGTTGATCTTTTTAAACATTTCGAATAAGGTTGAATGCTCAAACCAACTTCTCGTGAGCGAACGGTAAGCCGATTCATTAGGGGCCAACTCGCGGATCATTTTCATATCCGTGCGTGCGTGAGACATCATATCCACAAAGTTATAGACCAATACATTCAAATCATTATGTAAAAAATTATTAAAGTGCTCTAAGGCATTTTTCCCTTGGTAGGCTTGCAGAATCTTGGTGTAGCTAAATCTAATATTAAGCCTATTCTTGTGGAGATTTTCGGCCAAAAATTCCTCTTCATTATTGTTTTTCCCTTCATCGGTATCCTCTCCTTCCCACAGATCCGGATGGAATCGAGCCATCTCAGATGGCATCATACCACTGAACAAAGAATTTCTTGCATAGGCCGTAGTCGTAGGAAGAATACTGAAATAAGAAGTCTCTTCTTTAATCGTGAAATACTCCGTAATCAAGGGTTTTAGTATTTCCCATTGATCCAATCGAAGATTGTCAATTACAATGAAAAATAAAGGTTTACCTTCTTGCAAGTGAGGAAACACTTTTTCTTTCATAACTCTGGGACTAAGCAAAGGTTTATCGATTTTCGGATCATTCAACCAGTCCAAATAATTGGTTTTGATAAACTTAGCAAAGGAACCATTGGCCTCTATCTTTTGAGTATCCAGTACATCCTGCATACTTTTATTTTCAGTTTCATCAATCTCCAATTCCCAATAAGTCAGTCTCTTATAAACATCCATCCATTCTTTATGGGTGGAGGCATCATTGCAAGCCATGCTAATATTCATGAAATCCTGTCGGTAGGATAGATTGGTTTTCTCCGTAATCAGCTGTTTGTTTTGAAGAATTTTCTTGACCGAAAGAAGGATTTGATTTGGATTAATAGGTTTGATAAGGTAGTCTGCGATCTTTCCTCCGATCGCATCATCCATGATATGCTCTTCCTCACTTTTGGTAATCATTACTACCGGTATATGAGGTTTGATCATTTTGATGTGCTGCAATGTTTCCAAGCCGGTCATACCTGGCATCATTTCATCCAAAAATATTACATCAAATGATTGCAACTCTACTTCATCGATCGCATCTACACCCGAATTAACTGTCACAATTTCATAACCCCTTTGTTGAAGAAACAAAATATGAGGTTTCAGGAGATCTATTTCGTCATCTGCCCAAAGGATTTTAAATTTTTGCATAAAATTCGGTTTAATTCTTTTAAAATTATAATTACTTTTGGAATCAATCAAATGTCAGCGACATTGAAAAGCAGAAAGATTCTTAATGACCCTGTGTATGGGTTTATTACCATCCCCAGTGAGTTGATTTTTTCTATCATAGATCATCCCTTCTTTCAAAGGTTACGTCGGATCAGGCAATTAGGTTTGACAGACTTTGTATACCCAGGAGCACTGCATACCCGATTTCACCATGCCTTGGGCGCCATGCACTTGATGAGTATCACGCTGGAAAATCTACGGTACAAAGGTCATGAAATTTCGGAAGAAGAGTTTGAGGCTGCCCTCATTGCCATTCTCTTACACGACATTGGGCATGGACCCTTTTCACATGCTTTGGAATACAGTCTACTCAAAAACATTCCTCATGAGCGATTATCAATATTGATCATGGAAGAGTTGAATAGGCAATTCCACGGAAAGCTCAATTTAGCTCTTAAAATTTTCAATAATCAGTATGAACGGAAATTTTTCCATCAATTAGTTTCTTCTCAACTGGATATCGACCGCCTTGACTACTTACAACGAGATTGCTTTTTTACGGGTGTTTCGGAAGGAACCATCGGTGCAGATCGCATCATCAAGATGATGGATATCAAAAACGATCAACTGGTAGTAGAAGAGAAAGGACTTTACAGTATTGAGAATTTTCTATCCGCTAGGAGGCTGATGTATTGGCAGGTATATCTTCACAAGACAACAGTCAGTGCCGAGAAAATGCTCATCAACCTTGTATTGAGAGCAAAATATGTGCAACAAAACCGGGGAAATCTTCGGGCTACGGATGAATTGATTCATTTTCTATCCCATGATTTTACTTTAAAGGATTTTGAACATTCTACGGAATTATTAAAGCTGTTTTTATCTTTGGATGATTTTGATATTTGGGGAGGCATCAAGTTGTGGAAAAATGAGAGTGATTACATTTTAAAAAGTATTTCGAAGATGTTTCTAGAGCGGAAGCTATTTAAAATAAATCTCAGAAATGAAGAATACCTCCCCGAAGAAATTGAAGAAGCGGGTACAAAAACAATGAAAAAGTTAGGAATCGAAGTATCTGACCTTCCATACTTTTTCACATATGGGAGTATCAGCAATAATGCCTACTTAACGAAAGAAAAAATCCATATTTTGACTAAAAGGGGAGAAATATTGGATGTTGCCCAAGCAGCAGACCTGCCAAATATCAAAGCAATGAGTAAAATAGTAACGAAACATTATATATGTCAGGCTAAAAGTTTAAATTTGTAGTCTTTAAATACAAAAAATGGAATTTACACTTGATCAGATAGCCGCCATCTTAAGTGGAACAATTGAAGGAGATAGTTCGGCAACGGTAAGCCGTTTAGACAAAATTCAGGAAGGAAAGCCAGGAGGCATTAGTTTCTTGTCCAATGAAAAGTATGAATCATTTCTATACGAAACAAAAGCCACAGCCGTTATTGTTTCAGATACATTAACCCTTCAAAAACCCGTCAAGTGTCATCTCATTCGTGTTAAAAACCCTTACATAGGATTTACCCAATTGCTGGAAGCCTACAGCCAATTGACCAAACAGAGCAAGGTCGGTGTAGAGGATCCTTCTTATATGGATGCCAGCGCCTCCATGGACGAAGGTGGCTACAGGGGAGCATTTTCTTACATTGGAAAAAATTGTAGCATAGGTAAACATGTGAAAATTCATCCACAAGCATACGTGGGAGACAATTGTGTCATTGGTGACTATACGATCATTCACCCGGGGGTAAAAGTATATTATGACACAAAAATAGGTGCCCATTGTGAAATTCATCCTGGCGCGGTTATTGGTTCAGATGGTTTCGGATTTGCGCCTCAAGAAGACGGCTCCTACAAAACCATCCCCCAGATCGGGAATGTAATCATCGAAGATCATGTGAGTATCGGTGCCAACTCCACCATTGACCGAGCGACAATGGGTTCAACTCATATCAAAAGTGGTGTGAAAATTGATAATTTAGTGCAAATTGCCCACAATGTTGTAGTGGGTGAACATACTGTAATAGCTTCTCAATCGGGAATTTCAGGTTCTGCCGAAATCGGCAAAAACTGCGTAATTGCTGGTCAAGTTGGCGTGGTAGGCCATATTAAAATTGCTGATAACACAACGGTAGGGGCTAAAACAGGCATCAGTAAAAATGTTACAAAGAAGGGGCAGACTCTTTTTGGATTTATTTCCATGGACCTAAAAGATTTCCTAAAATCTTACGCGATTTTCAGAAATCTCCCTCAACTCCAACAAAGAGTTAAGGAACTGGAAAAAAAAGACTAAATTTGCAACCTTAAATCTGTAAAAAGCAACCATGAGGGTTAAACAGCATACTATTCAAAAGCAAGTAACAGTCAGTGGTGTAGGATTACACACGGGAGTCATGTCCAATATGACATTCTTACCAGCACCTCCCAACCATGGGTACAAATTCCAGCGCATTGACCTGGAAGGCAGCCCGATAATTGATGCAGATGTAGACAATGTAGTGGATGTTTCCCGTGGTACTACGCTAGAGCAGAGTGGCGCCCGTGTATTTACCGTTGAGCACGTTTTAGCAGCCTTAGTTGGTTTAGAAATAGATAACGTACTGATCCAATTGGACGGCCCAGAACCTCCTATCATGGATGGCTCTTCCATACAGTTTATTGAAGTATTGGAAGCAGCGGGAATTCAAGAGCAAAATGCTCTTCGTAGATTTTTTGAAGTTCCTGAAAGTATCTCCTACAGAGACCCTGCACGCGAAGTGGAACTAGCAGCTCTTCCTTTGGATGATTACCGGGTGACCGTGATGGTAGATTACAATTCTCCAGTCTTAGGCAGTCAGCATGCTTCTATTACCAATATCAATCAGTTCAAAGCAGAAATTGCATCTTGTAGAACATTCTGCTTTTTACACGAGCTTGAGATGCTCTACAATCAAAACCTGATCAAAGGTGGAGATTTAAACAATGCCATTGTTGTAGTAGACCGCGTCGTAGAAGATGCAGAATTGGAACATTTAGCAAAAATGTTCAATAAAAAGAAAGTAGAAGTTCGAAAAGAGGGAATCCTTAACAACGTGGACTTGCGCTATAAAAATGAACCTGCTAGACACAAATTGCTAGATGTGGTAGGTGATTTAGCATTGGTTGGAAGGCCTTTGAAAGCGCAAATTTTGGCAGCAAGACCAGGTCATGCAGCCAATGTAGCTTTTGCAAAAAAATTAAAAAGGGCATGGGAAAAAATAGGGCCTAACCATATCCCACATTATGACCCAAAGCTTCCTCCTGTGATGGATATCAATCAGATAAGTAATATCTTACCTCACCGATATCCTTTTCAATTGTTAGACAAAATCATCTACTTAGATGAAACTACCGTAGCAGGAGTCAAAAATGTAACGATTAACGAACCCTTCTTCATGGGTCATTTTCCTGCAAATCCTGTAATGCCGGGTGTATTGCAAGTGGAAGCAATGGCACAAACAGGAGGTATATTAGTTTTAAGTACTGTAAACGACCCTGAAAATTATTGGACCTATTTCTTGGGAATTGAAAATTGCAAGTTCCGAAAAATGGTCCTACCAGGAGATACCCTTATATTTAAATGTGAACTTTTGGCCCCTATCCGCCGTGGCATCGCTAAGATGAAAGGAGAGGCTTATGTGGGCAATACCCTTGTTTGTGAAGCTACCATGACAGCCAGTATTGTAAGAAAAGAATCATGATCAGCAATCTTTCCCATATTGATCCACTAGCCAGCATCGGAGACGGAGTTCATATAGATCCCTTCACGATGATCCATGAAGACGTAATTATCGGTGAAGGTACTTGGATAGGATCCAATGTTACAATTTATCCCGGTGCTAGGATTGGTAAAAACTGTAAGATATTTCCGGGCGCGGTAATTTCAGCAATTCCACAAGACCTTAAATTTCAGGGAGAATCCACTACCGTAGAGATTGGAGATCATACCACCATACGTGAATGTGTCACCATCAGTCGCGGGACGATCGAAAAAAGAACAACAAAAGTAGGCAGCAACTGCCTATTGATGGCCTATGTACATATTGCCCACGACTGTATCGTGGGAAATAATGTTATCATTGCCAATTCAGTTCAAGTAGCAGGACATGTAACGATTGACGATTGGGCTATCGTAGGTGGTAGCAGTGCCATTCATCAGTTTGTTAAAGTCGGCATGCATAGCATGATTTCAGGTGGATCACTCGTGAGAAAAGATGTGCCTCCATTTACGAAAGCAGCAAGAGAACCACTCAGCTATGCCGGTGTAAACAGTTTAGGTTTACGAAGAAGAGGTTTTTCTTCCGAAAGTATTAGCCATATCCAAGAAGTCTATCGCTATTTGTTTTTAAATAGTCTCAACAATAGCCGAGCCCTCGAAGAGATTGAAATCAATTTACCAGCCACCAAAGAAAGGGATGAAATTATAAACTTTATTCGTTCTTCGGAAAGAGGCGTCATGAAAGGCTACATCAGCTAAGATGATTTCTATTCAGCTCGTCAATAGCTCCAAACGATTCCAGTTTGAATGGATCTTTAAAGATATTTCGCTGAATTTAGATGAAGCATCCGCATGGGCCATTACCGGCTCCAACGGATCAGGTAAATCCACTTTGCTCAAATGTATTTCAGGGCAACTGCCTTTGACAGATGGAAGTATTGAATATAGCCTGAATGAAAAAAAAATCCATGATACGGAAATTTATCAACATTTAGTTATCAGTGCACCTTATCTGGAACTACCCGAAGAATTCACGCTCAAAGAAGTTTTGAAATTTCATTTTAAATTCAAAAAAGCATATCAGAGTCTATCTATTGAGAAAATGATGGACATAATGTATCTCAGTGAACACAAAAATAAGGCTATCTCTCAATTTTCATCAGGAATGAAGCAACGCTTAAAATTGGGGCTTTGCTTTTTCTCAGATGTTCCCTTGATTCTTTTAGATGAACCAACTTCCAATTTGGATAAAAGAGGTTCCGATTGGTATTTGGATTTAGTAGAAGATTTTGGTGCAGGACGTAAAATCCTGGTTTGCTCCAACGAGCCAAAAGAGTATGGCTATTGTGAAAAAAAAATAGAAATAGAGCAGTATAAGATCCGCCCAAAACTTTGAAAATTCAAGTAAATCCTTTAGATTTCAACAATTATAGAGACGATAATCATGAAAAAAATCTTTTTTGCCTTCGCACTTCCTTTCTTAGCAGTGCTTTTATTGGGTGCATGTAGAGGTTCTGGTGAAACTCCTGAGCCACCCAAAACCCCCGAAGAGTTAGCAATCTTGGACTTGACTGGAGGCTCATCTCAAGTTTGGATAATTGCAGGTGGGGGTTCGGTTACCAGAGATGGACGTACAGAAACCAATTTGTATGCTAATTTGGAGCTCAATTTAGCAAGCTCTTCCAGCAGTAAAACCTATCAAACGAGTAATAGTAATAATCTTTTTGACTCCAATGGTACTTGGACTTTTGAAGGCGGTAATTTTGACCGAATCAGATTATCCGGAACAAGACCTGCAGCTGGCAGAGATATGACTTATACTAGGACAGGCAATAACCTCATCCTCAGGTTCACGATCCCCATGCCAACCGGCCGATCTAATGAACGCGTGGATGCTATTGCTGGGAGCTATATTTTTACGTTTGTCAGGAGACAATAAAGGGAAATACAGAGCTAATCCCTGTGTATATTGACCAATAAAAATGCTTTAAAAACACGGGATTATTCATTCTCATTCATACTATCCGAAGGAGAAGGGAAGGTTATAAAAGCCGTTTCCCTTCTAACTTTATAATAGGCAGTTGACAAGTGGAAGAATATACTCATTCTCTTACTTGATTGGCAATAGGTACATTGTAACTTATAGCTTTTCCTGCAATGATGCTATACTCCCTCGTTTCAGTACTTCATTGTTTATCACAACCACAGGAGCGGATTTGCAAAAATCCATACATTTGGTTTTGATGATTTTAAACTTTCCTTTATAATCCTCCGATCGGACTAGATCTTTGATATCTTTTTGGAGTTTTTTACACCCACCCTTTTTACAATCCGAACCATTGCAAACAAAAATAAACCTTCTGTAGGTTGCCATAAAATTTGAGCGTTTAAACTTTCAATGTGACCAATGTGACACCTGAGCCTCCTCTGTCGGCATGTTCATCTTCCATCCTACCCACATACGGCATTGTGCGAAGTAAGTTTCGAGTGATTTCGCGTAAAATCCCATCTCCTTTCCCATGAACAATACGTAAATCCTTCACGCCTAGCATATATCCATCATCCATGAAACTCTGAACTAACGATAAAACTTCTTCACCTCTTTTTCCTCTCAAATCCAAATTCGGGGAAAAATCCAGCATTTTAGCATTCGTATCGAAGCCTGTTCTGCGGGCGAAAGATTTTTTCTCTTTCTTCATTTCCGTATTGGAAATTTTCTCCAATCGATTCAATTTAACCGTAGATTTCAATTCCCCGATTAAGATATCAGCCTCTTTTTTCTTTAGCCCTAATACTTCGGCAATGGCTCCATTATCTTTCACCCGTACATAATCACCAACTTCAATTTCTCCTCCAATAACCTTTACTTGCTTTTCTACAGCTACAGGGACTTCTACCGGCTTGACTTCTTGCTTCAATACTTCCAGTTCTTGCCGGACAGCTTTCACTGCCTGTTTTTCAGCATTAGTTTCCTTAATGGTACGGATGGACTGCTCAATTTTTTGATTGACTTGATCTAATAAAGCTTTGGCTTCTGTTTTAGCTTGCTGAATGTACTGCTTTTTGTTAGTATCAATCGTTTCTTTCAGCTGATTGTATTCTTTCATCCGCTGTTCCAAGATTCGCTCGCGCTTTTGGTTTTCATGGACCAACTGCTCCAACTTAGTTTTTTCATTCTCAATCTTGGTCAGCATACGGTCATATTTGACACGTGTTTCCCCAATATGCTCTTTAGCATAGGCTAGAATTTCATTGGAAATACCAATTTTGGAAGCAATCTCCAAGGCGAAGGAACTTCCAGGTTTACCTATCTCCAATTGATACAGAGGTTCCAACTTATCTACGTCATAACGCATGGCACCATTGACTAGGCCTTGATTTTTTGCTGCCACTTCTTTTAGATTACCATAGTGGGTTGTAATCACTCCATAGGCCCCAGATTTATTCAACGATAACAAAATGCCTTCGGCGATAGCCCCCCCAAAAACAGGTTCGGTTCCAGTACCAAATTCATCGATAAAGACAATGGTCTTTTTGTTGGCCATTTGAGTAAAGTACTTCATACTCATCAAGTGTGAACTGTAGGTACTCAGGTCATTTTCAATATTTTGTTCATCCCCTATATCGATGAAAAAATTATCAAACATACACATCGTAGATTGCTCGTCCATAGGGACCAAAAGGCCGCACTGCAACATGTATTGCACCATGGCAACAGTCTTCAAGGTGACAGACTTACCTCCAGCATTGGGTCCTGAAATAACTAGAAGGCGTCTATTGTGATCCAACTCCAATCGTAAGGGCACTATTTTCTTCCCTTGCTCCTTCAAAGCAAATTCTAGTAAAGGATGGCGTGCATTGAACCAATTGAGTATTTTGGCTTTATCTAAAGTAGGCTTATGAGAACCTGTCTTAAGTGCAAACTTGGCCTTGGCACGAATGAAATCAATCAAGCCCAAAAAGGTCAAGCCTTTGCGTAGATCTGGGATCAAAGGACGGAGCTGATCGGTAAGTTTGGTTAAAATCTTTTGGATTTCCCGACGCTCCATGTATTCCAGATCTTTGAGCTCATTGTTGATATCCAGCACTTCGGCAGGCTCTAAGTAGACTGTCTGACCAGTTGCGGATTCATCATGAATAAAACCACTGATTTTTCTTTTATACTCAGCCAAAACAGGGATCACCATTCTCCCTCCACGAATCGTAATCGAAGCATCCTCGGGCGTCAAACCTTTAGCTCTTGCATCCCGATAGATGCGTTCCAAAACCTTGCGCAGCCTGCTTTCTTCATACAAAATCTGAGAGCGAATCATAGAAAGCTCTTTGGAGGCATTACTACGCATCTTGCCTTTTTCGTCGATCACCCGCTCGATCGCTTTCAAAAGGTCAGCGTTCATATGGACGAGTCCCAACAATTCGAATAATTGAGGATATTGCTCAGACCTTTCCAAGATAAAAGAAACACAAGAAAACAATGTCTGTAAGGAAAGCTTCAATTCATGGAATTCCTCTTCATAGAGAAAAGTACCTTCAATTTTGGCTTTATCCAAAAATGGATGAATATTGGTAAAATTTGAGGCTGGAAAAAAATCACCAGATTCTAATATTTGCTTGAATTCAGCCGTCTGTTCCAATAAGCGAGTAAGCAATTTAGTATCTTTAGTAAAAGACATTTTATCGACAAACTCTGTTCCGAGAGGGCCAGCACATTCTTCTTTGAGTAAATCACGAATTTTTGTGAAATTAATTTTCTCCTCCAGATTTTTGGGGTAAATCATCATGGGTTATTGATTGCCTACTTTTTCTTTGATGCTTAACGAGTCTATGATACGGGCATAGATTCGGTCCATTTGTTTGGCATCCCGTATGTAATATTCCAAACTGACCTTAAAAACAGAATCCTGCACTTGATGTTTAGCGAATACCTCTTTTTCTAACAAAGGATACAGCATACGGGAAGAATCGTAGTGGATAGGAAAGGTCGTCACGTAGCCTTCTGCCATATGAATATCCAGCAAGACATTGATCAATTGGTCTTCTGAAAGGATACCAGCAGGAGCACTGTTTTTACTACAACTGATTAAACACAGGAATACAAGGAAAGTAGCTATATATTTCACAATGCAAAATTAATGGAATTCGTGGCTTGAAGGAAGTTTTAGGCGGATATCTTGAAATTGTATAGGATCAAGCTGTCAGTATTTTTGTCAAAAAAGCAGTTGGATAACAAAGGGAACAGTTTTTGCCCTATATTTGCCAACCCATAACATGGGGCTGACCGGTTTTGACAGTAGGTGTAAGGACTGGGCTCGCATGCAGGCTGGAGTATGTACGGCCTTAAATCATTCATACGAACACAATTGGCGAAACTCGTTACGCCATGGCTGCCTAATCTAACCCTCCGGGGATAGATACTGCTTAAAGGGTTGAGTTACGAGAGTAATTCCCCAGCCACATCCCGCCTTCCGTTGTTTTGTCCGGGGGGATTTGGGGTGTCGATCAGACAGAGCTGCTTTCCGTGAGGCTACTAAACGGGACTAAGACTAGTGGCTAAGCTGTTGTCCGGTGTGTTACCCAGCAAACAACAGTCGAAAAACCAACAGGTAACTAAGCATGTAGACGGTACGGTGTTTCCCTATCTGGACGAGGGTTCGAATCCCTCCAGCTCCACAATTAAAAATCCCACTCTTCCCTCAAACTCTACGAGTTTTTTATTGGAGAGTGGTTTTTTTT encodes:
- a CDS encoding bifunctional UDP-3-O-[3-hydroxymyristoyl] N-acetylglucosamine deacetylase/3-hydroxyacyl-ACP dehydratase is translated as MRVKQHTIQKQVTVSGVGLHTGVMSNMTFLPAPPNHGYKFQRIDLEGSPIIDADVDNVVDVSRGTTLEQSGARVFTVEHVLAALVGLEIDNVLIQLDGPEPPIMDGSSIQFIEVLEAAGIQEQNALRRFFEVPESISYRDPAREVELAALPLDDYRVTVMVDYNSPVLGSQHASITNINQFKAEIASCRTFCFLHELEMLYNQNLIKGGDLNNAIVVVDRVVEDAELEHLAKMFNKKKVEVRKEGILNNVDLRYKNEPARHKLLDVVGDLALVGRPLKAQILAARPGHAANVAFAKKLKRAWEKIGPNHIPHYDPKLPPVMDINQISNILPHRYPFQLLDKIIYLDETTVAGVKNVTINEPFFMGHFPANPVMPGVLQVEAMAQTGGILVLSTVNDPENYWTYFLGIENCKFRKMVLPGDTLIFKCELLAPIRRGIAKMKGEAYVGNTLVCEATMTASIVRKES
- a CDS encoding ABC transporter ATP-binding protein → MISIQLVNSSKRFQFEWIFKDISLNLDEASAWAITGSNGSGKSTLLKCISGQLPLTDGSIEYSLNEKKIHDTEIYQHLVISAPYLELPEEFTLKEVLKFHFKFKKAYQSLSIEKMMDIMYLSEHKNKAISQFSSGMKQRLKLGLCFFSDVPLILLDEPTSNLDKRGSDWYLDLVEDFGAGRKILVCSNEPKEYGYCEKKIEIEQYKIRPKL
- the lpxA gene encoding acyl-ACP--UDP-N-acetylglucosamine O-acyltransferase, encoding MISNLSHIDPLASIGDGVHIDPFTMIHEDVIIGEGTWIGSNVTIYPGARIGKNCKIFPGAVISAIPQDLKFQGESTTVEIGDHTTIRECVTISRGTIEKRTTKVGSNCLLMAYVHIAHDCIVGNNVIIANSVQVAGHVTIDDWAIVGGSSAIHQFVKVGMHSMISGGSLVRKDVPPFTKAAREPLSYAGVNSLGLRRRGFSSESISHIQEVYRYLFLNSLNNSRALEEIEINLPATKERDEIINFIRSSERGVMKGYIS
- the lpxD gene encoding UDP-3-O-(3-hydroxymyristoyl)glucosamine N-acyltransferase, translated to MEFTLDQIAAILSGTIEGDSSATVSRLDKIQEGKPGGISFLSNEKYESFLYETKATAVIVSDTLTLQKPVKCHLIRVKNPYIGFTQLLEAYSQLTKQSKVGVEDPSYMDASASMDEGGYRGAFSYIGKNCSIGKHVKIHPQAYVGDNCVIGDYTIIHPGVKVYYDTKIGAHCEIHPGAVIGSDGFGFAPQEDGSYKTIPQIGNVIIEDHVSIGANSTIDRATMGSTHIKSGVKIDNLVQIAHNVVVGEHTVIASQSGISGSAEIGKNCVIAGQVGVVGHIKIADNTTVGAKTGISKNVTKKGQTLFGFISMDLKDFLKSYAIFRNLPQLQQRVKELEKKD
- a CDS encoding (2Fe-2S) ferredoxin domain-containing protein, whose product is MATYRRFIFVCNGSDCKKGGCKKLQKDIKDLVRSEDYKGKFKIIKTKCMDFCKSAPVVVINNEVLKRGSIASLQEKL